A stretch of the Synechocystis sp. PCC 7338 genome encodes the following:
- a CDS encoding glucose-6-phosphate isomerase, with the protein MNNQQLWQRYQDWLYYHGGLDFYLDVSRMGFSDALVEDLQPKFAKAFQDMVALEKGAIANPDEQRMVGHYWLRNPALAPNDAIRAEITEPLQQIKAFAADVHQGNIKPPTAPKFTDLLAIGIGGSALGPQFVAQALAPDFPPLAIHFIDNSDPDGIDRVLNGLKAQDKLKSTLVITTSKSGGTPEPRNGLAETKAVFEAQGLHFANYAVAVTMPGSKLSQQAQAEQWLQAFPMQDWVGGRTSELSAVGLLPAALQGIDIQAMLNGAKTMDETTRVRELRQNPAALMALAWYYAGDGQGKKDMVILPYKDRLLLFSRYLQQLVMESLGKERDLDGNVVHQGIAVYGNKGSTDQHAYVQQLRDGVPNFFATFIEVLHDHQGPSLELEPGVTSGDYLSGFLQGTRQALFENQRDSITVTIPQVNATSIGALIALYERAVSFYGSLVNVNAYHQPGVEAGKKAAASILELQKGILSTLKVESGPIALEVLAAKVQAPEQVETVYKIVRHLAANDRGVVLHGDRQFPQRLQVQWQS; encoded by the coding sequence ATGAATAACCAACAACTTTGGCAACGTTATCAAGACTGGCTTTATTACCATGGTGGCCTCGATTTTTACCTGGATGTGAGCCGCATGGGGTTTAGTGATGCTTTGGTAGAGGATTTGCAACCTAAATTTGCCAAAGCATTTCAAGATATGGTGGCGCTGGAAAAAGGGGCGATCGCCAACCCGGACGAACAACGCATGGTGGGGCATTACTGGCTACGCAATCCGGCCCTGGCCCCCAATGATGCGATCCGGGCTGAAATCACCGAACCCCTACAGCAAATCAAAGCCTTTGCCGCTGACGTACACCAAGGAAACATAAAACCCCCCACAGCCCCTAAATTTACCGACCTGCTGGCGATCGGCATTGGTGGTTCTGCCCTAGGACCCCAGTTTGTGGCCCAGGCCCTAGCCCCGGATTTCCCACCCCTGGCCATTCACTTCATTGATAACTCCGACCCAGACGGCATTGACCGAGTGCTGAATGGTTTAAAGGCTCAAGACAAACTGAAAAGTACTTTGGTAATCACCACTAGTAAATCCGGTGGCACCCCTGAACCCCGCAATGGCTTGGCGGAAACTAAGGCAGTATTTGAAGCCCAGGGTTTGCATTTTGCCAACTATGCTGTGGCGGTGACAATGCCCGGCAGTAAGCTTTCCCAACAAGCCCAGGCAGAACAATGGTTACAAGCTTTTCCTATGCAGGATTGGGTGGGAGGCAGAACCTCGGAGTTATCGGCGGTGGGGCTATTACCGGCGGCTCTCCAGGGCATTGATATTCAGGCCATGCTCAATGGAGCTAAAACCATGGATGAAACCACTAGGGTGAGGGAATTAAGACAAAATCCGGCGGCCCTAATGGCTTTGGCTTGGTACTACGCAGGGGATGGGCAAGGGAAAAAAGATATGGTGATTCTGCCCTACAAAGACAGGCTGTTGTTGTTTAGTCGTTATTTACAGCAGTTGGTGATGGAATCCCTGGGTAAGGAACGGGATTTGGATGGCAATGTAGTCCACCAGGGCATTGCGGTCTATGGCAATAAGGGTTCTACGGATCAACATGCCTACGTCCAGCAATTGCGGGATGGGGTGCCCAACTTTTTTGCTACTTTCATTGAAGTGTTGCACGATCACCAAGGGCCATCGTTGGAGTTGGAACCGGGAGTCACCAGTGGGGATTACTTGTCGGGATTTTTGCAAGGCACTAGACAAGCGTTGTTTGAAAATCAACGGGATTCCATTACTGTCACCATTCCCCAGGTGAATGCCACCAGTATTGGCGCTTTAATTGCTCTGTATGAACGGGCGGTGAGTTTCTATGGTTCCTTGGTGAATGTCAACGCTTACCATCAACCGGGGGTAGAAGCGGGCAAAAAAGCGGCCGCCTCCATTTTGGAATTGCAAAAGGGGATTCTTTCCACTTTGAAAGTTGAATCCGGCCCCATTGCCCTAGAAGTTTTGGCCGCTAAAGTACAGGCTCCAGAACAGGTGGAAACGGTGTATAAAATCGTCCGCCATCTGGCCGCCAATGACCGAGGGGTAGTGCTCCACGGCGATCGCCAATTTCCCCAACGGTTGCAAGTCCAGTGGCAGAGTTAA
- a CDS encoding Uma2 family endonuclease, with protein sequence MLKLENENLTLTEFLALPEEKPPLEYRDGQVSVKPMQKGKYSTLQTELSFAINAALKREKIAWAFTELRCSFENRSIVPDIAVFTWENIPCDQDGEIADNFYLPPN encoded by the coding sequence ATGCTGAAATTAGAAAATGAAAACCTGACCCTGACTGAATTTCTAGCTTTACCAGAAGAGAAGCCTCCCCTAGAGTATAGAGATGGGCAAGTTAGTGTTAAGCCGATGCAAAAAGGAAAATATAGCACTTTACAAACTGAATTATCATTTGCTATTAACGCCGCCTTAAAAAGGGAAAAAATCGCTTGGGCATTCACAGAATTGCGTTGTAGTTTTGAAAATCGATCTATTGTTCCTGATATTGCAGTTTTTACTTGGGAAAATATTCCCTGTGATCAAGATGGAGAAATTGCCGATAATTTTTATCTGCCGCCTAATTGA
- a CDS encoding bifunctional pantoate--beta-alanine ligase/(d)CMP kinase — MVQIFRTIAGLQTYLRQVGRGKTVGLVPTMGALHAGHGSLLKRAGAEMDLVVLSIFVNPLQFGLGEDLEQYPRDLDGDRQWAESLGVAVIFAPTVADLGLNSRVNQTTVLPPPAMTEVLCGPHRPGHFQGVATIVTKLFTIVCPDVAYFGEKDAQQLAIIRRLVEDLNLTVTIRRCPTVREASGLAMSSRNQYLTAGEREQATVLYRGLQAAQEQYHQGDRQVSSLLTIAQDILATEPAVKLQYLELVQGDTLQPIAEKIPDQIPVLMAIAAYVGSTRLIDNLVLNYRLPIIAIDGPAGAGKSTVTRQVADRLGLTYLDTGAMYRALAWLILDRHIAPQDEPAVAELTSGAEIELIPRPAPQLTGVKVNGQDVSDAIRTPAVTHLVSTIAAQGAVRAKLLKLQRKYGDQGGIVAEGRDIGTQVFPNAELKIFLTASVQERARRRLKDFQAQGNQAVDLAQLEADIAQRDYLDSTRAIAPLQKAMDAAEIVTDNLTIAEVVEGIIDLYKKMQ, encoded by the coding sequence ATGGTGCAAATTTTTCGGACAATCGCAGGGCTACAAACCTATCTCCGCCAAGTTGGTCGGGGTAAAACTGTGGGCTTAGTTCCCACTATGGGGGCCCTCCACGCCGGCCATGGCAGTCTACTGAAACGGGCGGGGGCGGAAATGGATTTGGTTGTGTTGTCCATTTTTGTTAATCCTCTCCAATTTGGCCTCGGCGAAGATTTGGAACAATATCCCCGGGACTTGGACGGCGATCGCCAATGGGCAGAATCTTTAGGAGTAGCGGTCATTTTTGCCCCAACAGTGGCGGATTTGGGGCTTAATTCCAGAGTTAATCAGACCACTGTACTGCCTCCCCCAGCCATGACTGAGGTTTTATGTGGGCCCCATCGTCCTGGTCATTTCCAAGGAGTGGCCACCATTGTCACTAAATTATTCACCATTGTCTGTCCTGACGTGGCCTATTTTGGTGAAAAAGATGCCCAACAACTGGCTATTATTCGTCGGCTGGTAGAGGATTTGAATTTAACTGTGACTATCCGTCGTTGCCCGACAGTGCGGGAGGCATCGGGTTTGGCCATGAGTTCCCGCAACCAGTATTTGACCGCTGGGGAAAGGGAGCAGGCCACGGTACTTTACCGCGGTTTACAAGCCGCCCAAGAACAATATCACCAAGGCGATCGCCAAGTATCTTCTCTATTGACCATTGCCCAGGACATTTTAGCGACGGAACCCGCAGTAAAACTCCAATATCTAGAATTAGTCCAGGGAGATACCCTCCAACCCATTGCGGAAAAGATCCCTGACCAAATTCCTGTTTTAATGGCGATCGCCGCCTATGTGGGTAGTACCCGTTTAATTGATAACCTTGTGCTGAATTATCGACTGCCCATTATTGCCATTGATGGCCCCGCCGGAGCCGGGAAATCCACTGTTACTAGGCAGGTGGCCGATCGTTTGGGTCTGACCTATTTGGATACCGGAGCCATGTATCGAGCTTTGGCTTGGCTGATTTTAGATCGGCATATTGCTCCCCAAGATGAACCAGCGGTGGCGGAACTTACCAGTGGTGCGGAGATTGAACTAATACCCCGTCCTGCACCCCAATTAACCGGAGTTAAGGTCAATGGGCAAGATGTCAGTGATGCCATTCGCACCCCGGCGGTGACCCATTTAGTTTCCACCATTGCCGCCCAAGGCGCTGTGCGAGCCAAGTTGCTAAAACTACAAAGGAAGTACGGCGACCAAGGAGGAATTGTGGCGGAAGGTCGGGACATTGGCACCCAGGTTTTTCCCAATGCGGAATTGAAAATTTTCCTTACCGCTTCAGTGCAGGAAAGGGCCCGCCGTCGTCTCAAGGATTTCCAAGCCCAGGGTAATCAAGCCGTAGATCTAGCCCAATTGGAAGCGGACATTGCCCAGCGGGATTACCTCGATAGCACCAGGGCGATCGCCCCTTTGCAAAAAGCTATGGATGCAGCGGAAATTGTCACCGATAACCTCACCATTGCCGAGGTGGTGGAAGGCATTATTGATCTCTACAAAAAAATGCAATGA
- the cysE gene encoding serine O-acetyltransferase, with the protein MLNSLIADFRIIFERDPAARNWLEVLFCYPGLQALMVHRFSHRLHTLGLPFFPRLMSQIARFFTGIEIHPGAQIGQGVFIDHGMGVVIGETAIVGDYSLIYQGVTLGGTGKESGKRHPTLGENVVVGAGAKVLGNIAIGDNVRIGAGSVVLRDVPADFTVVGVPGRMVHPSGERVNPLEHGKLPDSEGKVIRLLLERIELLEQQVATLQQQQSEQDWESDYRSCSETDREPVLCRLGDREIEEFLGGTL; encoded by the coding sequence GTGTTGAATTCACTGATTGCTGACTTTCGGATTATTTTTGAGCGAGATCCCGCCGCCCGCAATTGGTTAGAGGTGCTGTTTTGTTATCCTGGTTTGCAAGCTCTGATGGTGCATCGCTTTTCCCACCGGCTCCACACTTTGGGATTGCCTTTTTTTCCTCGCTTGATGTCCCAGATTGCCCGTTTTTTTACTGGTATTGAAATTCATCCAGGGGCCCAAATTGGCCAGGGGGTGTTCATTGACCATGGCATGGGGGTGGTGATTGGTGAAACGGCGATCGTGGGGGATTATTCCTTGATTTACCAAGGGGTAACTTTGGGAGGTACAGGGAAAGAAAGTGGTAAGCGTCACCCTACCCTGGGGGAAAACGTGGTGGTAGGGGCTGGAGCTAAGGTTTTGGGTAATATTGCCATCGGTGATAATGTCCGCATTGGGGCGGGCTCGGTGGTGTTGCGGGACGTGCCGGCGGATTTTACCGTGGTGGGGGTGCCGGGGCGCATGGTTCATCCTTCGGGGGAAAGGGTTAATCCTTTGGAGCATGGTAAGTTGCCGGATTCGGAAGGCAAGGTAATTCGCTTATTACTAGAAAGGATCGAGTTACTGGAGCAACAGGTAGCTACCCTACAACAACAACAGTCAGAACAGGATTGGGAATCGGATTATCGCTCCTGCTCTGAAACTGACCGGGAACCGGTGCTCTGTCGCCTTGGCGATCGGGAAATTGAAGAATTTCTGGGAGGCACCCTTTGA
- a CDS encoding carbonic anhydrase — MQRLIEGLQKFREGYFSSHRDLFEQLSHGQHPRILFICCSDSRVDPNLITQSEVGDLFVIRNAGNIIPPYGAANGGEGAAMEYALVALDISQIIVCGHSHCGAMKGLLKLNSLQEKLPLVYDWLKHTEATRRLVLDNYSHLEGEDLIEVTVAENILTQIKNLQTYPAVHSRLHRGDLSLHGWIYRIEKGEVLAYDGVLHDFVPPQSRINSLEPEDEYALHPNSPLINYDSFKVPGKNRPQNGNGKQSSSPQLSPLPGFGHLPREQAERIYRGSR, encoded by the coding sequence ATGCAAAGACTCATCGAGGGACTACAAAAATTTCGAGAGGGTTATTTCTCTTCCCACCGTGACCTCTTTGAGCAACTTTCCCATGGCCAACATCCCCGCATCCTCTTCATTTGCTGTTCCGATTCCCGGGTAGATCCGAATTTGATCACCCAGTCAGAGGTGGGAGATCTATTTGTCATTCGCAACGCTGGCAATATTATCCCTCCCTACGGAGCTGCCAATGGTGGGGAAGGGGCCGCCATGGAATATGCCCTAGTTGCCCTGGACATCAGTCAAATCATCGTCTGTGGCCATTCCCATTGTGGGGCCATGAAAGGTCTACTCAAACTCAATTCTCTCCAGGAAAAACTTCCCCTGGTGTACGATTGGCTCAAACATACGGAAGCCACCCGCCGCTTGGTGTTGGATAATTACAGTCACCTGGAGGGGGAGGATTTGATTGAAGTTACCGTGGCGGAAAATATTCTCACCCAAATCAAAAACCTCCAGACCTATCCCGCTGTCCATTCTCGGTTACACAGAGGCGATCTTTCCCTCCACGGCTGGATTTATCGCATCGAAAAGGGGGAGGTGTTGGCCTATGATGGGGTGCTCCACGACTTTGTGCCTCCCCAAAGCCGCATTAACTCCCTGGAGCCGGAGGATGAGTATGCTCTCCATCCCAATTCTCCATTAATTAACTACGATTCCTTTAAAGTTCCAGGCAAAAATCGCCCCCAAAATGGCAACGGCAAACAGTCTTCCTCTCCCCAACTTTCTCCCCTGCCTGGTTTTGGCCATTTGCCCAGGGAACAGGCAGAGCGCATTTATCGAGGTTCCCGTTGA